In a single window of the Fusarium falciforme chromosome 3, complete sequence genome:
- a CDS encoding Zn(2)-C6 fungal-type domain-containing protein, with translation MISLPSQISPKPSGRKGSKKVRTGCITCKIRKVKCDEAKPHCLRCIKTGRKCDGYRQSPNSSPEPLSLSPSPGFGSPAETRAFDYYRSRTSRILSGPSDTGFWGGLVIKMSASEPAVRHAILAISSLHEAVDSRSRTGHKLDTRFAFREYGNAITSLRNWAQRDEPSAIPLLVCILFICVEFLADRDSAAQMHICQGRKILSGLGDGHSSTMEMVKRSLVPIYTRLSLSSFLFGSRPAPIPNHLRAWAEVPAVFATVEEARYGLYLILDEGLQFGTRAHALAFDPNCDPLVMQQLQNEQQRLLSQVSRWYAAFTVLTSMSPQSPALESQLNILRIYHQASLVWISTSLQTSELAFDAHLPAFASIISLASSVIGSIPTNSKLEPFTFETELVAPVYWTATKCRHPLLRRAALKLLTREQMRNRRENLWHVRETSVIAARIIEFEESDIQDPLDLTLGSMSTNLDSSSQGSSESGSFDIHTCSARKIKIDVSSPPTLPALPPTFTDPTPAESVAGNTPGSGASSTSSPSNISEPMSPITAALEGIQQLDTAALKSASLDSPFGVPEHRRIKNAIIGVAEDGGIWTTFFQDPEPGQTQWKVTREFLRC, from the exons ATGATCTCACTCCCGTCTCAGATAAGTCCAAAGCCATCGGGACGCAAGGGGAGTAAAAAGGTCCGGACTGGCTGCATAACCTGCAA GATTCGAAAAGTCAAGTGCGACGAAGCAAAGCCTCATTGTCTACGATGCATCAAAACAGGTCGCAAATGCGATGGCTATCGCCAGTCGCCAAACTCTTCCCCAGAGCCTCTGTCGCTTAGTCCCTCGCCTGGCTTTGGGTCTCCGGCTGAGACGCGCGCTTTTGATTACTACCGCTCGCGTACTTCTAGGATCTTGTCTGGACCGTCTGACACGGGCTTCTGGGGTGGTTTGGTTATCAAGATGAGCGCCTCGGAGCCAGCCGTGCGCCACGCGATATTGGCTATTAGCAGTCTTCACGAGGCTGTTGACTCTAGGAGCAGAACGGGACACAAGCTTGATACGCGATTTGCCTTTCGAGAGTATGGAAATGCTATCACGTCGTTGCGCAATTGGGCTCAACGCGATGAACCCTCAGCTATCCCACTCCTCGTCtgcatcctcttcatctgcgTCGAGTTCCTGGCCGACCGCGACTCGGCTGCTCAGATGCACATCTGCCAGGGTCGAAAGATCCTCTCAGGTCTAGGCGACGGGCACTCTTCAACAATGGAAATGGTGAAGCGCTCGCTGGTGCCGATATACACGCGTCTAAGTCTCTCAAGTTTCCTCTTTGGCAGCCGCCCGGCCCCCATCCCAAACCACTTGAGAGCCTGGGCTGAGGTGCCCGCCGTGTTTGCGACGGTTGAAGAGGCTCGGTACGGGTTGTATCTGATACTGGATGAAGGCTTGCAGTTTGGTACAAGAGCGCATGCCCTTGCCTTTGATCCTAACTGCGACCCTCTAGTCATGCAGCAACTCCAGAACGAACAGCAACGGCTCTTGTCGCAAGTCAGCCGGTGGTACGCCGCCTTTACTGTCCTCACCTCGATGAGTCCTCAGTCTCCGGCCTTAGAGAGCCAGTTGAACATTCTCCGAATATATCATCAGGCAAGCCTGGTCTGGATATCCACATCCCTGCAAACATCCGAGCTTGCATTCGACGCGCATCTCCCGGCATTcgcatccatcatctccctcgcATCTTCCGTCATTGGCTCCATCCCCACAAACTCCAAGCTGGAGCCCTTCACCTTTGAGACGGAGCTCGTAGCTCCCGTGTACTGGACTGCGACCAAATGTCGCCATCCCTTGCTGCGACGAGCAGCCCTCAAGCTCCTAACTCGAGAGCAGATGCGGAACAGGCGGGAGAATCTCTGGCACGTCCGCGAAACGTCTGTGATTGCTGCTCGCATCATTGAGTTTGAAGAGTCCGACATCCAGGATCCCCTGGATCTCACATTAGGCTCTATGTCCACCAATCTGGATTCTTCAAGCCAAGGCTCTTCCGAGTCCGGGTCTTTCGACATCCACACGTGCAGCGCCAGGAAGATCAAGATTGACGTGTCGAGCCCTCCCACTCTCCCTGCACTACCGCCGACCTTTACCGATCCAACACCAGCAGAAAGTGTCGCAGGCAACACGCCTGGGAGCGGCGCGTCAAGCACGTCCTCACCAAGCAACATATCCGAGCCCATGTCGCCGATAACAGCCGCCCTCGAAGGTATTCAGCAGCTCGATACCGCCGCTCTCAAGTCGGCGAGTCTAGACTCGCCGTTTGGAGTCCCTGAGCACCGGCGGATCAAGAATGCCATCATCGGGGTAGCTGAGGATGGAGGGATTTGGACGACTTTCTTTCAGGATCCTGAGCCGGGGCAGACACAGTGGAAGGTTACGAGAGAGTTTTTGAGGTGTTAA
- a CDS encoding C2H2-type domain-containing protein codes for MTDQNGRIGETGLHHLPLRVREAQGRHNDGAVSKFPNLRSDTRVAKRLPESLHFTPGAFRLRSPTESSMSSISSANVPDSATTHSLSTLASPISTTYASSIHEQFAATTLDGSRPTSRICHRHNPSSGTCSTFVNDEDDGAIVTGYPDQFELKIRNLHEDQRPAIIQEPPAPVSPLTESPVKQERVLTPTSSRDSEEPDCNADEEGSETAEEEVSPEDANLVLNYTLQLIYGVDLSEASISPDKVQSLVANFAQDISQHIWQSASDGQLSHTLSTSSSSSSTPSQEGGRGGKRKKQVRREDEGDEFSDGDGSGYLPTKRVRPNPKEDENLRLSCPFRKRNPHRFNVRDHHSCAMTYFPKFAELRQHIVKQHKRDDPSSYVCDRCNRDFVTRKELRDHQRLPKELMCDIADHDAESGIDPSTATKLLSRKRASGTSPDVQWKEIWNIVFPDDEDKAIQPYEYTPVIEHFELAANYEQAFVQLTNSLHNLISNKQTLDTLSTKFFQCFMETLDQCITNAQSMPYTNRSNKKNEIVRSQVAQAVVQRKGRGILPRPDSGVVMDDGSEESGSMMGTGLNHRDSVRTVRGVVRRGSSQIPETVREVLPTTTTLSGGLDDLVRQPSMTPMGMPTTMAPADVHAWNNSVLYSQVGDGTILPDQFMPTGGLTPQTEYMNMNWATQMYQLQPGFDGMGDGFTGFNGQQQ; via the exons ATGACGGACCAGAACGGTCGCATCGGCGAGACAGGCCTTCACCATCTCCCGCTCAGGGTgcgagaagcgcaaggacGCCATAATGACGGCGCCGTCTCCAAGTTCCCCAACCTTAGGAGCGACACGCGAGTAGCCAAGCGACTCCCCGAGAGTCTTCACTTTACGCCCGGCGCATTTCGTCTTCGTTCGCCTACAGAGTCTTCTATGAGTAGCATCTCATCCGCCAACGTCCCAGACTCTGCCACGACGCATTCGCTGTCAACTCTCGCCAGTCCCATCAGCACCACCTACGCTAGTTCAATTCACGAGCAGTTTGCTGCCACGACACTCGACGGCTCAAGGCCCACCAGTCGCATTTGTCATCGCCACAATCCTTCCAGCGGCACATGCTCGACTTTTGtcaatgacgaggatgacggcgCCATTGTCACCGGCTACCCCGATCAGTTTGAGCTCAAGATCCGCAATCTGCATGAGGATCAGAGGCCTGCCATCATTCAAGAGCCTCCTGCACCTGTAAG CCCTCTCACAGAGTCGCCAGTCAAGCAGGAGAGGGTTTTGACCCCGACCTCATCGCGTGACTCGGAAGAGCCGGATTGCAATGCCGACGAGGAAGGGTCTGAGACGGCGGAAGAAGAGGTCTCGCCGGAGGACGCCAATCTCGTTCTCAATTACACCCTTCAACTCATCTACGGGGTCGATCTCAGTGAGGCATCAATATCTCCAGACAAGGTCCAGAGCCTCGTCGCCAATTTCGCCCAAGACATTAGTCAGCACATCTGGCAGTCAGCATCTGATGGCCAACTATCCCACACCTTGTCGACTTCgagctcatcgtcgtcgacgccaTCCCAGGAGGGCGGACGAGGCGGTAAGCGGAAGAAGCAGGTTAGGcgtgaagatgaaggagatgagTTTAGCGACGGCGACGGCTCGGGATATCTGCCGACCAAGCGTGTTCGACCAAACCCTAAGGAGGACGAGAATCTCCGCCTGAGCTGCCCGTTCAGGAAGCGCAATCCGCATCGTTTCAATGTGAGGGATCATCACAGCTGCGCCATGACATATTTCCCCAAGTTTGCAGAGCTCAG ACAGCACATCGTCAAGCAACACAAGCGGGATGACCCTTCATCCTACGTGTGCGACCGATGCAACCGCGACTTTGTGACGAGAAAGGAACTGCGAGATCACCAACGACTGCCTAAGGAGCTGATGTGTGATATTGCGGATCATGACGCTGAGAGCGGCATTGATCCTAGCACGGCTACCAAGCTGCTGAGCCGAAAGCGAGCGAGCGGTACCTCTCCTGACGTTCAATGGAAGGAAATCTGGAACATTGTGTTCccggacgacgaggacaaaGCCATCCAGCCCTATG AATACACACCTGTGATTGAGCACTTTGAGCTCGCCGCCAACTACGAACAGGCCTTTGTTCAGCTCACGAACTCGCTCCACAACTTGATCTCGAACAAACAAACCCTCGACACCCTCTCGACAAAATTCTTCCAATGCTTCATGGAGACTCTTGACCAATGCATCACAAACGCGCAGAGCATGCCCTATACCAACCGCAGcaacaagaagaacgagATTGTTCGGTCGCAGGTCGCGCAAGCAGTCGTCCAGCGGAAGGGCCGCGGTATCCTACCTCGACCAGACTCTGGAGTGGTCATGGATGACGGGTCCGAGGAGAGCGGCAGTATGATGGGAACTGGACTCAACCATAGGGACAGTGTACGGACTGTTCGCGGTGTTGTGAGGAGGGGAAGCAGCCAAATCCCCGAGACGGTGCGCGAGGTCCTCCCTACAACGACAACTCTATCGGGCGGCCTTGACGACTTGGTGCGTCAACCCTCCATGACGCCAATGGGCATGCCAACAACGATGGCCCCAGCAGATGTCCACGCCTGGAACAATAGCGTGCTCTACTCACAAGTCGGCGATGGCACCATCCTGCCGGACCAATTCATGCCGACGGGTGGTTTGACGCCGCAAACCGAGTATATGAACATGAACTGGGCGACGCAGATGTACCAGCTGCAGCCAGGTTTTGACGGGATGGGTGATGGGTTTACGGGATTTAATGGACAGCAGCAATGA
- a CDS encoding Beta-lactamase domain-containing protein: MPSFSKLVAAVAVGALSLVDAKACPPLGAVFPAPQAPGESNLVQTAATKLKAGLEERITSKFNTSALSIGVKSIHEDDPLFTYHFTPPNTGEGTDKVDENTVFRIASGSKLFTVLAALLNSDIDFEASVLKYLPELNETAKEDEIFSLKWEDITVGSLASHLSGIGVDLAQDLGIIGSAPWAQMGLPQFAKGEGPTCSGLPGTIPCTKKDLLEQVNLRPPVYGPFTNPVYSNVGIALLGLVVEAAAKKPFAEILKRDIFDVVGMKNTYVGKAPPVEDLFIPESEPTWNASLAVFDSAGGMFSSVADMLLLAEGILTNKFLPPAQTRKWMKPISNTASWGYQVGAPWEILRGDNITVDGRLIDVYTKSGDLGLYHSQTVLIPDYDIVISIMSGGKEASANQYVTSTVLSSVINALVPAIEKVGRDSAKEAFAGEYADKETNSSISFKVDNGPGLVINSWQIRGFDVLNHIGSYSFDALESGKVEKSKYVDARVYPTNLNKKGQTAWRTVFDMTTSQQDAEYESALFFKDGTCQSWFAQDRKVYDFLPLDEFVFIEGDEGVSTAVRNPAFNVTLTKVREPGAKKAATNAAGQTRELNAALGLGLAVLAAFMSMF; encoded by the exons ATGCCTTCCTTCTCAAAGCTGGTGGCCGCCGTGGCCGTCGGCGCACTCTCCCTCGTCGATGCCAAAGCATGCCCTCCTCTAGGCGCCGTCTTCCCAGCTCCTCAAGCCCCAGGCGAGAGCAATCTTGTTCAAACCGCAGCTACAAAGCTCAAGGCTGGCCTCGAAGAACGGATCACCTCCAAGTTCAACACCTCAGCCCTATCGATCGGTGTCAAGTCCATCCACGAGGATGACCCGCTCTTCACCTACCACTTCACGCCTCCCAACACTGGTGAGGGCACCGACAAGGTCGATGAGAACACCGTTTTCCGAATTGCTAGTGGTTCTAAGCTGTTCACCGTGCTTGCTGCTCTTCTGAACAGCGACATTGACTTTGAGGCTTCTGTCCTCAAGTATCTTCCCGAGCTTAACGAGACTgccaaggaggatgagatcTTTTCGCTCAAGTGGGAGGACATCACCGTTGGATCTCTGGCTAGCCACCTTTCTGGCATTGGTGTTGACC TGGCCCAGGATTTGGGAATCATCGGATCTGCTCCCTGGGCGCAGATGGGTCTCCCCCAGTTCGCTAAGGGTGAGGGTCCTACATGCTCTGGTCTTCCCGGCACTATTCCCTGCACCAAGAAGGATCTCCTTGAGCAGGTCAACCTCCGACCTCCTGTGTATGGACCTTTCACCAACCCCGTCTACTCCAACGTTGGCATTGCTCTGCTGGGTCTTGtggttgaggctgctgccaagaagcctTTTGCTGAGATTCTCAAGCGCGACATCTTTGATGTTGTTGGCATGAAGAATACTTATGTCGGCAAGGCCCCCCCTGTTGAGGATCTCTTTATCCCTGAGAGCGAACCCACATGGAATGCCTCTCTTGCCGTGTTCGACAG CGCCGGTGGCATGTTCTCTTCCGTTGCTGACATGCTCCTCCTCGCAGAGGGTATCCTCACCAACAAGTTCCTCCCCCCCGCCCAGACTCGCAAGTGGATGAagcccatctccaacacTGCCTCTTGGGGCTACCAGGTCGGAGCTCCTTGGGAGATCCTCCGTGGCGATAACATCACCGTTGATGGCCGCCTTATCGACGTCTACACCAAGAGTGGTGACCTTGGGCTGTACCACTCGCAAACTGTTCTCATCCCTGATTATGACATTgtcatctccatcatgtcgGGTGGTAAGGAGGCTTCTGCCAACCAATATGTCACCTCTACTGTTCTTAGCTCCgtcatcaacgccctcgtTCCTGCAATCGAGAAGGTCGGCCGTGACTCTGCCAAGGAGGCTTTTGCCGGCGAGTACGCCGACAAGGAAACCAACTCGAGCATCTCATTCAAGGTCGACAACGGTCCCGGCCTGGTCATCAACAGCTGGCAGATCCGCGGCTTCGACGTCCTCAACCATATCGGCAGCTACAGCTTCGACGCCCTCGAGTCTGGCAAAGTCGAGAAGAGCAAGTACGTTGACGCGCGCGTGTACCCCACAAACCTGAACAAGAAGGGTCAAACCGCATGGCGCACCGTCTTCGACATGACCACATCCCAGCAGGACGCCGAGTACGAGAGCGCACTCTTCTTCAAGGACGGCACGTGCCAGTCATGGTTCGCGCAGGACCGCAAGGTGTACGATTTCCTGCCCCTAGACGAGTTTGTCTTCATCGAGGGCGACGAGGGCGTCAGCACGGCTGTTAGGAACCCTGCGTTCAATGTGACCCTCACCAAGGTACGCGAGCCCGGGGCGAAGAAGGCGGCGACCAATGCAGCTGGCCAGACTCGGGAGCTGAATGCCGCGCTCGGTCTTGGTCTGGCGGTATTGGCTGCGTTTATGAGCATGTTCTAA
- a CDS encoding Zn(2)-C6 fungal-type domain-containing protein: MPLILSKRTYVISKSPFSARDGPGTLISKGLSSTSLSPDKTHDEEVFMDATRTNLMRERKNLSCKRCQYRKLKCSRTEPCQNCAKAKHNCEYSQVDRKRRPASHDYVKSLEDRVAWLESFITQVQVASPREREALLSTVSFRKQSPVSSFTATEAASSSDISTHVQADLQPGLDGSLIYHGATSIYRAQTVNQAQLAVKDATTQPPLYTGSESNFAHVLEHFGINIEDEVIAKALMQFFKWQYPQFMFIYREGFLQDHFGDRVNCKYWSSALLLSICALGTLMSPDEEDRRSSEQFYTAAESILMVTGLTRPSIVTVQAFLCLAFYEIGRGNLSKGWGFSGIAFRIAQDMGFQKDPKNWISYDASLTTDEDVEIRRRIYWGCYISDKLISLILGRPVFLYYDDAEVEPMEQQPDYPELRPWRSVGFSGTDSELTKIGSMVPYYREQIHLSRVIERMLCTLFSPRSNMDGMSRRACLDTLNIELCRWKAALPGRAEWNKWEPIDTPLIPSVAMLHLLFHSARIALNFDQALSSLPTAADQASREYCLSSAEDIASILRRYRHQYGLRHAPLILVYGVVQASRAMNTLGVPAEAQPLMQALGECAVTWNLAEQAKELMVQKAAGLGLEGIMRVADI; encoded by the exons ATGCCtctaattctaagtaaaagaACTTACGTCATCTCAAAATCCCCCTTCTCCGCACGTGATGGTCCAGGCACACTTATCTCCAAGGGGCTCAGTTCAACGAGTCTGTCGCCAGACAAGACCCACGACGAGGAAGTATTCATGGACGCTACACGAACAAATCTCATGAGAGAAAGGAAGAACCTCTC TTGCAAGAGGTGTCAATATCGCAAG CTAAAATGCTCGCGAACAGAGCCGTGCCAAAACTGCGCCAAGGCAAAACACAATTGCGAATACAGCCAGGTAGATCGCAAAAGACGCCCGGCCTCCCATGACTACGTCAAGAGCCTTGAAGATCGAGTCGCATGGCTCGAGTCCTTCATCACCCAAGTCCAAGTGGCATCaccaagagagagagaagcgCTACTGAGCACAGTCTCTTTTCGCAAACAATCACCAGTCAGCAGCTTCACCGCAACAGAAGCAGCCTCCTCATCAGATATAAGCACCCATGTACAAGCCGATCTCCAGCCAGGTCTCGACGGCTCCCTCATCTACCACGGTGCAACAAGTATCTACCGCGCGCAAACAGTCAACCAAGCCCAACTCGCCGTAAAAGACGCAACAACCCAACCGCCCCTCTACACAGGTTCCGAATCCAATTTCGCACATGTCCTCGAACACTTTGGGATCAACATAGAAGACGAGGTCATTGCGAAGGCACTCATGCAGTTCTTCAAGTGGCAGTACCCTCAGTTCATGTTTATTTACCGTGAGGGTTTTTTACAAGATCACTTTGGAGATCGTGTCAATTGCAAATATTGGTCTTCGGCGTTGCTGCTTTCTATTTGTGCTTTAGGGACTTTGATGTCgcctgatgaggaggatcgGAGGTCAAGTGAGCAGTTTTACACGGCGGCGGAGAGTATTCTCATGGTTACTGGCCTTACGAGGCCGTCTATTGTTACGGTTCAGGCGTTTCTCTGCCTTGCTTTTTATGAGATTGGCAGAGGCAATCTCTCCAAAGGCTGGGGATTCTCTG GCATCGCCTTTCGTATCGCCCAAGATATGGGTTTCCAGAAAGACCCAAAGAACTGGATCTCTTACGACGCTTCTTTAACCACCGACGAAGATGTCGAGATTCGTAGGCGAATCTACTGGGGATGTTACATCTCGGACAAGCTCATCAGTCTCATCCTCGGGCGGCCAGTCTTTCTCTACTACGACGACGCAGAAGTCGAGCCGATGGAACAGCAGCC CGATTATCCAGAGCTGAGACCATGGCGCTCAGTCGGCTTCTCAGGCACCGACAGCGAATTGACCAAAATCGGATCCATGGTTCCATACTACCGCGAACAGATCCATCTCTCAAGGGTAATCGAGCGTATGCTATGCACTTTATTCTCTCCTCGATCCAACATGGATGGTATGAGTCGTAGAGCTTGTCTGGATACACTCAACATCGAGCTATGTCGCTGGAAGGCAGCGTTGCCTGGTCGCGCAGAGTGGAATAAATGGGAACCCATCGATACGCCACTCATTCCCAGTGTCGCTATGCTTCA TCTGCTCTTCCACAGCGCCCGTATAGCTCTCAACTTTGACCAAGCCCTCTCATCACTACCCACAGCAGCAGACCAAGCCTCTCGCGAATACTGCCTCTCCTCAGCAGAGGATATCGCATCAATACTTCGACGATATCGACATCAGTATGGCCTTCGCCATGCCCCGTTAATCCTTGTCTACGGAGTCGTCCAAGCCAGTCGGGCGATGAACACCCTGGGAGTTCCCGCAGAAGCCCAGCCGTTGATGCAGGCTCTTGGAGAGTGCGCCGTTACTTGGAACTTGGCGGAACAGGCCAAGGAATTGATGGTACAGAAGGCTGCTGGCTTGGGATTGGAAGGAATTATGAGGGTAGCGGATATTTGA